In Patescibacteria group bacterium, the genomic stretch TTTCGGCAATTTTTACCGTATAACCGCCGCCGCCCAAAGTACAGTCAATAAATATCTGCCCCGGTTGAGGGTCGAGATATTCAATCACCTCCTTTAAAAGAACCGGGACATGAATATTGGACATACGAATTAAATTCAACCAATTTCTTAATTTCCAAATTTCTAATTTCTGTTTTTTTAGACTCCCAATTCTCCTAATTTCTCGGCGATATTGCCACTTTCTTTTTCCACTCCAGAACGATATTTAGCCCAAAGCTGTTCATCCCAAAGCTCAACACGATTATAAAGACCGGCAACAATTACCTTTTTATCCAATCCGGCAAACTTACGCAAATATTCTGGAAGAACTATTCTGCCCTGACCGTCTACCAAAACATCCATTGCGCCGGCAAGCATCAGGCGTGAAAAAGCTCGGCTATTGGCCTGTGATATTGGCATGGCGGAAAGCTTATCAGCAAGTTTATCCCATTCTTTAGCTGGGTAAATAACCAAACAACCGTCCAGCCCCTTAGTAACCACTGCTTTAGCCAAGTCCTTGCGAAACTTAACAGGAATAGCCAGCCTGCCTTTTTCATCAATATTGTGAGCATACTCACCAATAAACATAATATTTTAGTTATCCTCTGTT encodes the following:
- the mraZ gene encoding division/cell wall cluster transcriptional repressor MraZ gives rise to the protein MFIGEYAHNIDEKGRLAIPVKFRKDLAKAVVTKGLDGCLVIYPAKEWDKLADKLSAMPISQANSRAFSRLMLAGAMDVLVDGQGRIVLPEYLRKFAGLDKKVIVAGLYNRVELWDEQLWAKYRSGVEKESGNIAEKLGELGV